From Plasmodium brasilianum strain Bolivian I chromosome 7, whole genome shotgun sequence, the proteins below share one genomic window:
- a CDS encoding dolichyl-diphosphooligosaccharide--protein glycosyltransferase subunit WBP1, whose amino-acid sequence MRKKKIISAYFFLILFSFASIIIKTYVCGKIKLEIVDSDKKSIEGKIKNNVKQFSQKKLLVITNITNLEVTHKSFLSLLSGKEGNYVKKVVHIDKGSTSDRNGKALDGGDGKAVGCVNGKTKNGESELFGKIDHSLYDGLVIILDTLDDDIITKLNIDYVKSFIEKKKHIFLSLNRVNGKIASDFLNELNLNVHGNNSYVYDNFNSILLKRGYFDGKEKVGKAFYSTEIIENTPIIVSILKKRKQCILFKGTAHSVLLKNKYYLNVLTCPKTCVLYDKNDNIMKKRKQGTDLLLVSSIQLENNFRLIFSSSSDIFSDLFFSLNKDNYKFADNIIQWNLKMTGILRYNNFKLYKKGDKEKKDFFVDDSVLISIDLYELNNSYWIPYKENDIQFELIKMEIITRKFFYTNKYINSPTYYKYINLPKEHGVYKLHIYYLRKGYNILNLEYFIPVRSFLHYDKSKKVKLKNYPFYFYIYLSLFCFFIITLIILFDDSRCTSEEAKKEKMA is encoded by the coding sequence atgagaaaaaaaaaaattataagcgcttacttctttttaatactttTCTCATTTGccagtataataataaaaacatatgtatgtggaaaaataaaattagaaattgTTGACTCTGACAAAAAATCCATTgaagggaaaataaaaaataatgtgaaACAGTTTAGccagaaaaaattattggtAATAACGAATATAACTAATTTAGAAGTAACACACAAGAGCTTTTTAAGTTTGTTAAGTGGGAAAGAAGGAAACTACGTGAAAAAGGTCGTTCACATTGATAAGGGTAGCACGAGTGATAGGAATGGTAAAGCACTGGATGGTGGGGATGGCAAAGCAGTGGGTTGTGTGAATGGAAAAACAAAGAACGGAGAAAGCGAGTTATTCGGAAAAATAGACCACTCCTTGTATGACGGATTAGTAATCATATTGGATACCCTGGATGACGATATcattacaaaattaaatattgattatgtaaaatcatttatagaaaagaagaagcatatatttttaagccTAAATCGAGTGAATGGAAAAATTGCAAGTGATTTCCTAAATGAACTGAACCTAAATGTGCATGGAAATAACTCGTACgtttatgataattttaatagtatattattaaaaagaggATATTTTGATGGGAAAGAAAAAGTGGGAAAAGCTTTTTATTCAACtgaaataatagaaaatacGCCCATAATAGTaagcatattaaaaaagagaaaacaatgtatattattcaaAGGAACAGCACATTCTGTTTtgttaaaaaacaaatattatcTAAACGTTTTAACATGCCCCAAAACATGTGTCTTATATGATAAGaatgataatattatgaaaaaacgAAAACAAGGAACAGATTTGTTATTAGTATCATCCATTCaattagaaaataattttcgtttaattttttcttcctccTCTGATATATTTTCAgacttattttttagtttaaataaagataacTATAAATTTGCTGATAATATAATTCAGTGGAATTTAAAAATGACTGGTATTTtaagatataataattttaaattatataaaaaaggagataaagaaaaaaaggatttttTTGTAGATGATTCTGTTCTTATATCTATtgatttatatgaattaaataacAGTTATTGGATACcttataaagaaaatgacATACAATTTGAATTGATTAAAATGGAAATTATaacaagaaaatttttttatacaaataaatatatcaacaGTCCAACGtactacaaatatataaatttaccaAAAGAACATGGGgtttataaattacatatttattatttgagaaagggatataatattttaaacttGGAATATTTTATACCTGTTAGATCGTTTTTACATTAtgataaaagtaaaaaagtaaaactaaaaaattatcctttctatttttacatttatttatcgctcttttgcttttttattatcacgTTGATAATTTTGTTTGACGATTCGAGGTGTACCAGTGAGGAggcaaaaaaagaaaaaatggcCTAA
- a CDS encoding pyridoxal phosphate homeostasis protein, producing MKYLNNLKELENKIKAICDNYSVVSPPKILIVTKNVGIEEINNIHTYDKKYHFGENSIDVLAEKSEQLPGTIKWHFIGNLQSKKCKYVLNIKNLYMIESLDKQKKAMLLNNYLKIMNENEQNNSDNLKKIRVLIQIKTADDPNKTGMLHNNYEDIENTIVYIITNCNFLIFKGLMTISSLEINTRENSFIILNNIRKRLLNNQIVSNYFQNKKFHMSMGMSGDFELAIKHHATHLRVGRAIFS from the coding sequence ATGAAATACTTAAACAATTTAAAGGAACTggaaaataagataaaagcAATATGTGATAATTATTCTGTTGTTAGCCCaccaaaaatattaatagtaacTAAGAATGTAGGAATAGAGGAAATAAACAACATTCACAcctatgataaaaaataccATTTCGGGGAAAACTCTATTGATGTTTTAGCAGAAAAATCTGAACAGTTACCAGGTACAATAAAATGGCATTTCATAGGTAATTTACaatcaaaaaaatgtaaatatgttttaaatataaaaaatttgtatatgATTGAATCATtagataaacaaaaaaaagcaatgttattaaataattatttaaaaattatgaatgaAAATGAACAGAATAATagtgataatttaaaaaaaattcgtgTACTGATACAAATTAAAACTGCTGATGATCCAAATAAGACAGGAATgttacataataattatgaggATATTGAAAATACCATTGTATACATTATTACCAACTGcaatttcttaatatttaaagGGTTAATGACTATATCTTCCTTAGAAATAAATACACGAgaaaattcatttattattttaaataatataagaaagagacttttaaataatcaaattgtaagtaattattttcagaataaaaaatttcatatgaGTATGGGAATGTCTGGTGATTTTGAGCTAGCCATTAAGCATCATGCAACTCATCTAAGGGTTGGACGAGCAATTTTCAGCTAA
- a CDS encoding TLD domain-containing protein translates to MDENQTKNKIKVLNVFQNEGITEKLQYSNKFEFEKGIIRNAIVSTNINKYTKLEDKDKERKNCILFREQCEYCLTNFSISGHLILTKESLLFEPDLRDKNVIKDGFGTYQIFIDLYDIYECAHIVVPTKDTYLCNNEDTCGFIQVLLKSIYSRMCNDSLSKRNSTNKLYNINSNEGNNNMDEINKQKSISYYKYISKSLSYVFNLANPLVQNISLKDYKNNQIEETNFSTDISKQSENNDNEKMEHEKGERGERDERDEKNELMKRKKNNFHNFDITSPKNNIVDHLQDSDLKIYQKINETDYSKVISSHPSITYKNNLNLANSNYSFRDEDNSIVFGKTKRRLSNITKEIKSKGETITAMEEDINKDDEENTSSASGIYLKNDPYKQPITVNINESIINEASGNDVSFNKNFSKKPYPEENDMKRASGKNGHSIENNKNDESDIYNRSGKKNTDTMKREESSNILNASQPSYSNRLKNISFELHNKSMNNALHNYTNINDHFSNKLDDHLENGELMKRVHKKYEEKSFILFRFFNNNKAYETTTKIIKEIDEVRKSENKIKKTITSVPFTSNELLRSIIEQSLIAKESKKKLQRTNSMNDMKDLKYLDLTPKLEYISGSVKLLSKEMTKQINYYLPPTLSIKIWKLAFCSSIHGVSLKTLYRSVLNKGCVILLICDMDNVLFGCFLDKLHCDNCYYGSGENFLFTFKNSCNKLKDGKIKKVKEVDCSSTYNRSSDNLYTSDENMECTKRENTSIETNDIKVFNNNSYCTNTHEKLSCDFEDNTQELTKGYCNEASDEPRATVYINTSKTYIHDYNYDGVSSSKEISSFKAKTINEEKFNSFMHQKNDEFCDISTPDVDKLELNEQNDSSSSNKNCKNDYSINNNCGDNNKCGGNSNCGGNSNCGGNSNCGGNSNCGGNSNCGGNSNCGGNSNCGGNSNCGSNKKSGEGISIQVYSWTSRNSYFVYSDERSITIGGGDNYALVINDDLCKGQTNKSNTYDNDLLTHDDEFEIQFLQLWIFDDT, encoded by the exons ATGGATGAAAatcaaacaaaaaataaaataaaagtgttAAACGTTTTCCAGAATGAAGGCATAACAGAAAAATTGCAATATTCCAATAAATTTGAA TTcgaaaaaggaataatacGCAATGCAATAGTTTCAAcgaacataaataaatacacgAAACTGGAGGATAAGGATaaagagagaaaaaattgtattttatttcgaGAACAGTGTGAATATTGTTTAACTAATTTTTCCATAAGTGGTCACctaattttaacaaaagaatctttattatttgagCCTGATTTGAgagataaaaatgtaattaagGATGGATTTGGAACatatcaaatatttattgatTTATATGATATTTATGAATGTGCTCATATTGTTGTGCCAACAAAAGATACTTACTTATGTAATAATGAAGACACATGTGGTTTTATTcaagttttattaaaaagtatttataGTAGAATGTGCAATGATTCTTTAAGTAAACGAAATAGTACTAACAAgttatataacattaatagtaatgaaggaaataataatatggatgaaataaataaacaaaaaagtatatcatactataaatatataagcaaAAGTTTATCTTACGTATTTAATTTAGCCAATCCGTTAGttcaaaatatatcattgaaagattataaaaataatcaaattGAAGAAACGAATTTTTCTACAGATATATCAAAGCAAAGTGAAAATAATGACAACGAAAAGATGGAGCATGAAAAGGGTGAAAGGGGTGAAAGGGATGAAAGGGATGAAAAGAATGAActaatgaaaaggaaaaaaaataatttccatAATTTTGATATCACATCACCGAAGAATAATATTGTTGACCATTTACAAGATAGcgatttaaaaatttatcaaaaaattaatgaaactGATTATAGTAAGGTCATTTCTTCTCATCCAagtataacatataaaaataatttaaatttagcTAATTCTAATTACTCCTTTAGGGATGAAGATAATTCAATCGTAtttggaaaaacaaaaagaagaTTATCGAATATAACCAAAGAGATTAAATCAAAAGGAGAGACGATTACTGCAATGGAagaagatataaataaagatgatgaagaaaataCATCTAGCGCAAGtggaatatatttaaaaaacgaCCCATATAAGCAGCCAATCACAGTTAATATTAACGAATCTATTATAAACGAAGCTAGTGGTAACGACGTTagctttaataaaaattttagtaaaaaacCATATCCTGAGGAAAACGATATGAAGAGAGCATCCGGAAAAAATGGCCACTctattgaaaataataaaaatgatgaaagtgatatatataatagaagtggtaaaaaaaatacagacACGATGAAGAGAGAAGAAAGTAGCAATATTCTGAACGCATCACAACCCTCGTATTCCAAtagattaaaaaatatttcctttGAGCTTCATAATAAGAGCATGAACAATGCATTGCATAATTAtactaatataaatgatcATTTTAGCAATAAATTGGATGACCATTTAGAGAATGGTGAGTTAATGAAACGAGTACATAAGAAATATGAAGAGAAAAGTTTTATACTATTtagattttttaataataataaggcATATGAAACaactacaaaaataataaaagagatAGATGAAGTAAGAAAGTCagagaataaaataaaaaagacaaTCACATCAGTACCATTCACATCGAACGAATTGTTAAGAAGTATTATTGAACAATCGTTAATTGCTAAGgaatccaaaaaaaaattgcaaagaACGAATTCAATGAATGATATGaaagatttaaaatatttagacTTAACACCAAAATTGGAGTATATTAGCGGTTCTGTAAAGTTATTAAGTAAAGAAATGACCAAACAAatcaattattatttaccACCTACCTTGAGCattaaaatatggaaattGGCTTTTTGCTCAAGCATACATGGAGTATCcttaaaaacattatatagaAGTGTTCTGAATAAAGGATGTGTAATATTGCTAATATGTGATATGGATAATGTTTTGTTTGGATGTTTTTTAGACAAATTACATTGTGATAATTGTTATTACGGGTCAggagaaaattttttatttactttcaAAAATTcatgtaataaattaaaagatggaaaaataaaaaaagtaaaagaagtTGATTGTAGTAGTACATATAATAGAAGCTCagataatttatatacatcGGACGAAAATATGGAGTGTacaaaaagggaaaatacgTCCATAGAAACTAATGATATTAAAGTGTTCAATAATAATTCGTATTGTACAAATACACATGAAAAACTGTCATGCGATTTTGAAGATAATACACAGGAATTAACAAAAGGTTATTGTAATGAAGCAAGTGATGAACCTAGAGCtactgtatatataaatacatccAAAACGTATATACACGATTATAATTATGATGGTGTAAGTTCATCTAAAGAAATTAGCAGTTTTAAAGCAAAAACCATAAATGAGGAGAAATTTAACTCATTCATGCatcaaaaaaatgatgaatttTGCGATATTTCCACTCCGGATGTGGATAAATTGGAGCTAAACGAGCAGAACgacagtagcagtagtaacaAAAACTGTAAAAATGACTattctataaataataattgtggagataataataaatgcgGTGGTAATAGTAACTGCGGTGGTAATAGTAACTGCGGTGGTAATAGTAACTGCGGTGGTAATAGTAACTGCGGTGGTAATAGTAACTGCGGTGGTAATAGTAACTGTGGTGGTAATAGTAACTGCGGTGGTAATAGTAACTGTggaagtaataaaaaaagtggTGAGGGCATTTCAATTCAAGTGTATTCATGGACAAGTAGAAATAGTTATTTTGTGTACTCAGATGAGAGATCAATAACAATTGGGGGTGGAGATAACTATGCTTTAGTTATTAATGATGACTTATGCAAAGGTCAGACCAACAAAAGTAATACATATGATAACGATTTATTAACGCATGACGATGAATTTGAAATTCAATTTTTACAGCTATGGATATTTGATGACACTTAG